The Comamonas sp. GB3 AK4-5 genome includes a region encoding these proteins:
- a CDS encoding type II toxin-antitoxin system HipA family toxin, with translation MTLPHSITPGLYEPQDQLFLWALLVPDTPTLLGEIRLSPFVADCATFSYASSWQDFALSEDLPLMAGQSFSAGERGSAPGALDDARPDRWGERIIRHVDRPKRLSILEMLLFAGDDRFGALGVSVSAEHYIPRNLGPYPQLRDVGELARAVEDVQAQAPITPAMQRLLQPGVTLGGARPKALLQTDSGPCIIKFSELDDEVDTPLIEHATMTLARLAGIRTADTDVLALPVRHGKKRHALTIQRFDRIGQARMHCLSAKTALRAAGLPEDYSALAGILLRLGHPDRQNAQREELFKRMVFNILMDNTDDHERNHSIMLNFDGYYDLTPAYDMVPSLQNLGYQAMGVGRLGAESSLENALSDINEYGIKLPRAIELMQQVAAVVEHWPAHFSALGVSRGDMELLSASIDRDALRAQRRVVLGA, from the coding sequence ATGACGCTCCCGCACAGCATCACACCGGGCCTATACGAGCCCCAGGACCAGTTGTTCCTCTGGGCCTTGCTCGTCCCTGATACACCCACGCTGCTAGGCGAGATCCGCCTTTCACCCTTTGTTGCGGACTGCGCCACGTTTTCCTATGCCTCGAGCTGGCAGGACTTTGCACTCAGCGAAGACCTGCCCTTGATGGCAGGGCAGAGCTTCTCTGCCGGCGAACGCGGCTCCGCGCCCGGCGCCCTGGATGATGCCCGGCCAGACCGCTGGGGCGAGCGCATCATCCGCCACGTCGACCGCCCCAAGCGGCTGTCCATTCTGGAGATGCTGCTGTTTGCAGGGGATGACCGCTTTGGCGCACTCGGCGTGTCCGTCTCTGCCGAGCACTACATTCCACGCAACCTGGGGCCTTACCCACAGCTACGCGATGTGGGCGAGCTGGCCCGCGCCGTCGAAGACGTGCAGGCACAAGCGCCCATCACGCCAGCAATGCAGCGCCTGCTCCAGCCCGGTGTCACCTTGGGCGGTGCCCGCCCCAAGGCCTTGCTGCAGACCGACAGCGGACCCTGCATCATCAAGTTCAGCGAACTCGATGACGAGGTGGATACGCCGCTGATAGAGCATGCCACCATGACACTGGCCCGACTGGCCGGCATACGCACCGCAGACACGGATGTGCTGGCACTGCCTGTGCGCCATGGCAAAAAGCGGCATGCACTGACCATCCAACGCTTTGACCGCATAGGACAGGCACGCATGCATTGCCTCTCCGCGAAAACCGCGCTGCGGGCCGCAGGGCTGCCCGAGGACTACAGCGCACTGGCTGGCATCTTGCTGCGCCTGGGCCATCCCGATCGGCAAAACGCCCAGCGCGAAGAGCTCTTCAAACGCATGGTGTTCAACATCCTGATGGACAACACCGACGACCACGAGCGCAACCACAGCATCATGCTGAACTTTGACGGCTACTACGACCTGACGCCGGCCTACGACATGGTGCCCAGCTTGCAAAACCTGGGCTACCAGGCCATGGGTGTAGGTCGATTGGGTGCCGAGTCCAGCCTGGAGAACGCACTCTCGGACATCAACGAATACGGCATCAAGCTGCCACGCGCCATAGAGCTCATGCAGCAGGTGGCCGCCGTGGTCGAACACTGGCCCGCGCATTTCAGCGCCCTGGGCGTGAGCAGGGGCGACATGGAGCTCCTGAGCGCCAGCATTGACCGGGATGCGCTGCGCGCACAACGCCGCGTGGTGCTGGGCGCATAA
- the fabF gene encoding beta-ketoacyl-ACP synthase II: MSRRVVITGLGLVSPLGCSVELAWQRLLAGQSGIRALAPAVCEGLDTRIAGRVPELDEDAEGGWNADAVVSPKEQRRMDRFSAMALGAAGQALAHAGWQPQTAAQQERTATVIASGVGGFGAIAEAVRTTDTRGPSRLSPFTVPAFLVNLAAGHVSIRHGLKGPIGAPVTACAASIQAVGDAARLIRAGEADVALCGGSEACIDRVSLGGFAAAKALSSGFNDRPEQASRPFDAARDGFVMGEGAGMLVLESLEHALARGATPLAEVLGYGTSADAYHITSGPEDGNGARRAMETALAQAQLQPGQIQHLNAHATSTPVGDRGELAAIRAVFGQAMAEGTGPAITATKSALGHLLGAAGGVASIFTVLALRDQMVPPVLNLEQPDVLAEGLDLVRGAARPVAMQHALLNGFGFGGVNASLVLGRYQGEA; the protein is encoded by the coding sequence ATGAGCCGCCGCGTGGTCATCACCGGCCTGGGCCTGGTCTCGCCGTTGGGTTGCTCGGTGGAGCTGGCTTGGCAGCGCCTGCTGGCCGGCCAGTCCGGCATACGTGCGCTGGCCCCCGCCGTCTGCGAAGGCCTGGACACCCGCATTGCGGGCCGTGTGCCGGAGCTGGACGAGGATGCAGAAGGCGGCTGGAATGCCGATGCCGTGGTCTCCCCCAAGGAGCAGCGGCGCATGGACCGCTTTAGCGCCATGGCCCTGGGTGCGGCCGGCCAGGCCCTGGCCCATGCCGGCTGGCAGCCGCAGACGGCTGCGCAGCAGGAGCGCACGGCCACGGTGATTGCCTCGGGCGTGGGCGGCTTTGGTGCCATTGCCGAGGCGGTGCGCACCACGGATACGCGCGGCCCTTCGCGGCTGTCGCCCTTTACCGTGCCGGCGTTTCTGGTCAATCTGGCTGCAGGCCATGTCTCCATACGCCATGGGCTCAAGGGCCCGATTGGCGCGCCGGTCACGGCCTGCGCCGCCAGCATCCAGGCCGTGGGCGATGCGGCCCGGCTGATTCGCGCTGGTGAGGCCGATGTGGCCCTGTGCGGCGGCAGCGAGGCCTGCATAGACCGCGTCAGCCTGGGTGGCTTTGCAGCGGCCAAGGCCTTGTCCAGCGGCTTTAACGATAGGCCTGAGCAAGCCTCGCGCCCCTTCGATGCGGCGCGTGACGGCTTTGTGATGGGTGAGGGCGCAGGCATGCTGGTGCTCGAATCCCTGGAGCATGCGCTGGCGCGCGGCGCCACGCCGCTGGCCGAGGTGCTGGGCTATGGCACCAGCGCCGATGCCTACCACATCACCTCCGGCCCGGAAGACGGCAACGGCGCGCGCCGCGCCATGGAAACCGCCCTGGCCCAGGCGCAGCTACAGCCAGGCCAGATTCAGCATTTGAACGCCCATGCCACCTCCACCCCGGTAGGTGACCGGGGCGAGCTGGCCGCCATACGTGCCGTGTTTGGCCAGGCCATGGCTGAAGGGACAGGCCCCGCCATCACCGCCACCAAATCCGCCCTGGGCCATTTGCTGGGCGCGGCCGGTGGTGTGGCCAGCATCTTCACCGTGCTGGCCCTGCGCGATCAGATGGTGCCGCCGGTGCTGAACCTGGAGCAGCCCGATGTGCTGGCCGAGGGGCTGGACCTGGTGCGCGGCGCGGCCCGGCCCGTGGCCATGCAGCACGCCTTGCTCAACGGCTTTGGTTTTGGCGGGGTGAATGCCTCGCTGGTGCTGGGGCGTTACCAGGGCGAGGCGTGA
- a CDS encoding TonB-dependent siderophore receptor has translation MPALAQTAATADSDTRQQSLLPEIIVQEKAQEIGYQPKRATTATRTDAALRDLPQAVAVVPAQVLQDQQVRNIDEALYYVSGITQANTLGGTQDALIKRGFGFNRDGSILRDGVRTVLARNLTYTTDRVEVLKGPSSILYGSMDPGGVINMVTKKPQLEFAGQAALSVSSYGGGGASVDLTGPLGDKGLAYRLIADTSHVDYWRNFGVNKQTVIAPSLAWYGRDSYVRVSYEHSDYEQPFDRGTVIDKRTGKPLDIDPRRRLDEAYNRTLGDSDFFTVQGQHTLSPQWKLGATYSYNRNRYDDYQARPVSLNPVTGVLTRRPDGTRGAVSQQHVAQFNLQGSVQWGGLRHDVLTGLDLEDSDIYRRDLIRGRNNSGFNVYDPVYGQMPHSTSISAADSEQSDKIRQQALFFQDNIRLGAHWIAQAGGRWLHYKQEAGKGRPFQVNSASNGWQFVPRVGLVWQPDQRWSVYGSYSESFKPQSSVGTLLVGALPPEQAKSWELGAKLELARGLSATAAVYDIRKRNVQGKDVVDGETVTRVMGGARSRGLELDIAGQLSRQWQLIGSYAYTDAWVSDDPQYQGNRLANVARHSASLFAAYSFARDSSNGQWRAGAGVRHVGKRAGDAKNSFDNDAYNVTDAFVSYETQWNQRPVRLQLNIKNLFDKTYVASSGSDIYVSLGERRQAVLRAVLDF, from the coding sequence ATGCCCGCCCTCGCACAAACCGCCGCCACCGCGGACAGCGACACCCGCCAGCAGTCACTGCTGCCCGAGATCATCGTCCAGGAAAAAGCCCAGGAAATCGGCTACCAGCCCAAGCGAGCCACCACGGCCACCCGCACCGATGCGGCCTTGCGCGATCTGCCTCAGGCCGTGGCCGTGGTGCCGGCCCAGGTGCTGCAAGACCAGCAGGTGCGCAATATTGACGAGGCGCTGTACTACGTCAGCGGCATCACCCAGGCCAACACCCTGGGCGGCACGCAGGACGCGCTGATCAAGCGCGGCTTTGGCTTCAACCGCGACGGCTCCATCCTGCGCGACGGCGTACGCACCGTGCTGGCGCGCAACCTGACCTACACCACCGACCGAGTGGAAGTGCTCAAGGGCCCGTCCTCCATCCTCTACGGCAGCATGGACCCGGGCGGCGTGATCAATATGGTCACCAAAAAACCCCAGCTGGAATTTGCCGGCCAGGCTGCGCTCAGCGTCTCCAGCTATGGCGGCGGCGGCGCCTCTGTGGACCTGACCGGCCCGCTGGGTGACAAGGGCCTGGCCTACCGTCTGATTGCCGACACCAGCCATGTCGACTACTGGCGCAACTTTGGCGTGAACAAGCAGACTGTGATCGCCCCCTCGCTGGCCTGGTATGGCCGCGACAGCTATGTGCGCGTGTCCTATGAACACAGCGATTACGAGCAGCCTTTTGACCGTGGCACCGTCATCGACAAGCGCACGGGCAAGCCGCTGGACATAGACCCCCGCCGCCGTCTGGACGAGGCCTACAACCGCACCCTGGGCGACTCGGACTTTTTCACCGTGCAAGGCCAGCACACGCTGAGCCCGCAGTGGAAGCTGGGCGCCACCTACAGCTACAACCGCAACCGCTACGACGACTACCAGGCCCGGCCGGTGTCGCTCAACCCGGTGACCGGCGTGCTCACCCGCCGCCCCGACGGCACGCGCGGCGCCGTGAGCCAGCAGCATGTGGCCCAGTTCAATCTGCAGGGCAGCGTGCAATGGGGCGGGCTGCGCCACGACGTCCTCACCGGCCTGGACCTGGAGGACAGCGACATCTACCGCCGCGACCTGATTCGCGGCCGCAACAACAGCGGCTTCAACGTCTACGACCCGGTCTACGGCCAGATGCCCCACTCCACCAGCATCAGTGCCGCCGACAGCGAGCAGAGCGACAAAATCCGCCAGCAAGCCCTGTTCTTCCAGGACAACATCCGCCTGGGTGCGCACTGGATTGCCCAGGCCGGCGGCCGCTGGCTGCACTACAAGCAGGAGGCCGGCAAGGGCCGGCCCTTCCAGGTCAACAGCGCCTCCAATGGCTGGCAGTTTGTGCCGCGCGTGGGCCTGGTGTGGCAGCCCGACCAGCGCTGGTCGGTCTATGGCAGCTACAGCGAATCCTTCAAGCCGCAAAGCAGCGTGGGCACGCTGCTGGTGGGCGCCCTGCCGCCAGAGCAGGCCAAGTCCTGGGAACTGGGCGCCAAGCTGGAGCTGGCCCGCGGCCTCAGCGCCACCGCAGCTGTCTACGACATCCGCAAGCGCAATGTGCAGGGCAAGGATGTGGTCGACGGCGAAACCGTCACCCGTGTCATGGGTGGTGCCCGCTCGCGCGGGCTGGAGCTGGACATTGCAGGCCAGCTCAGCCGCCAGTGGCAGCTGATTGGCAGCTATGCCTACACCGACGCCTGGGTCAGCGATGACCCGCAATACCAGGGCAATCGCCTGGCCAATGTGGCAAGGCACAGCGCCTCGCTGTTTGCGGCCTACAGCTTTGCGCGTGACAGCAGCAATGGCCAGTGGCGCGCCGGTGCCGGCGTGCGCCATGTGGGCAAGCGGGCGGGCGACGCCAAGAACAGTTTTGACAACGATGCCTACAACGTCACCGACGCCTTTGTCTCTTACGAAACGCAGTGGAACCAGCGCCCGGTACGCCTGCAGCTGAACATCAAAAACCTGTTCGACAAAACCTATGTGGCCTCATCGGGCAGTGACATCTATGTCTCGCTGGGCGAGCGCCGCCAGGCAGTGCTGCGCGCCGTGTTGGACTTTTAA
- a CDS encoding TetR/AcrR family transcriptional regulator — translation MKVSKAQAAENRAGIVDAAARLYREHGLAGVGVADITRDAGLTHGGLYRHFESKDALAREACLRAFDWTITPLAALDNQHGDGDTDPQARLQALVHGYLSSSHRDHPGEGCPAAALAVDAARAGPEMSEVFAQGVESNIQRFARALMSADEDAQRPLTPEERATTITTLASMVGALVLARATAAGNPALSEEILATLRAQLAPQDQA, via the coding sequence ATGAAAGTCTCCAAGGCCCAAGCGGCCGAAAACCGCGCCGGCATCGTCGATGCCGCGGCCCGCCTCTACCGCGAGCACGGCCTGGCCGGCGTGGGCGTGGCCGACATCACCCGCGACGCCGGCCTGACCCATGGCGGCCTGTACCGCCATTTCGAATCCAAGGACGCGCTGGCGCGCGAAGCCTGTCTGCGCGCCTTTGACTGGACCATCACGCCCCTGGCCGCACTGGATAACCAGCATGGTGATGGCGACACCGATCCCCAGGCCAGGCTGCAGGCGCTGGTGCACGGCTATCTGTCCAGCAGCCACCGCGACCACCCCGGCGAGGGCTGCCCCGCCGCCGCCCTGGCCGTGGATGCGGCCCGGGCCGGGCCAGAAATGTCGGAGGTGTTTGCCCAGGGCGTGGAGAGCAATATCCAGCGCTTTGCTCGCGCCCTGATGTCTGCGGACGAGGACGCCCAGCGCCCGCTGACACCCGAGGAACGCGCCACCACCATCACCACCCTGGCCAGCATGGTGGGCGCCCTGGTGCTGGCCCGCGCCACCGCCGCCGGCAACCCCGCGCTGTCCGAGGAAATCCTGGCCACGCTGCGTGCGCAGTTGGCGCCGCAGGACCAAGCCTAA